A single genomic interval of Dysidea avara chromosome 8, odDysAvar1.4, whole genome shotgun sequence harbors:
- the LOC136265241 gene encoding inter-alpha-trypsin inhibitor heavy chain H4-like — translation MITSFGLLLLLFSSICSGEDGVRYLEFHYEAEVVARYGRTRITSVVRNDLNESRQLQFDLQLPDTAFISAFSMQIGERSFYGIAKEKLEALVEFRNRSASGENVGLVQQIRNDLFRVYMNTAANATSTFTVDYEELIYREQSLYRKTLTINPGDIVDDLSASIRVKEPEGFSNYSTSGFATLDVVSSKEIVCRYSASVDSQRAAGSDGVSLMMSCDYDVVHPMDGAGNFAINGGYFAQFFSPVVTNTLRINLVLVIDVSGSMGGRKIEQARESLVSLLNQLHDDDYVAIVTFSDVINQWMTNLVRVGSFRTGAIQFTNGLAAGGGTDIHSGLQIGVSILKRSVQESYVKLLVLLTDGQPTSGITNTEVIIDRAIEATADTGICVNCISFGFDADFEFLQDLALLNCGLAKRIAESDNAGEELTGFLREISTPALAEVVVTFPVGSVEEVTSLEFPFLFSGSEIVVSGKFSESSPETITVQVTGRGIDDTVTYESTVSTVANTTIAGSLPSTERLRAYLKIKDLLNEKRVAEINGQNSSLIEQEALQLSLDYNFVTELTSLIVVEEMSNMTTDENTNNNDIDNTEEYDGYNYYNGGCPTCYPYSGPPSIGINNNGGDVILNSAGGADGLYLSGPLLLLAGVVMVLI, via the exons ATGATTACAAGTTTTGGATTGTTGCTGCTGTTATTCAGCAGTATTTGTAGTGGAGAGGATGGCGTGAGGTATCTGGAGTTTCATTACGAGGCTGAAGTCGTGGCGAGGTATGGTCGGACTCGTATCACGAGTGTAGTTAGGAACGACCTCAACGAGTCACGACAACTACAGTTTGATCTTCAGTTACCAGACACCGCGTTTATTTCTGCCTTCTCTAT GCAAATTGGGGAGAGGAGTTTTTATGGAATAGCTAAAGAGAAACTAGAAGCATTGGTGGAGTTCAGGAATAGATCAGCAAGTGGAGAAAATGTTGGATTAGTTCAACAAAT AAGAAATGATTTATTCAGAGTCTACATGAACACAGCAGCTAATGCTACCTCAACATTCACAGTAGATTATGAAGAGTTGATCTATCGTGAACAATCTTTGTATCGTAAGACCCTCACCATTAATCCTGGTGATATTGTTGATGATTTATCAGCCAGTATCCGTGTTAAAGAACCCGAAGGATTCAGCAACTATTCCACATCAGGCTTTGCCACTCTTGATGTAGTGTCCAGCAAGGAGATAGTTTGTCGATATTCAGCTTCAGTAGACTCACAGAGAGCAGCTGGTAGTGATGGAGTGTCGTTGATGATGAGCTGTGATTATGATGTGGTACATCCGATGGATGGGGCAGGGAACTTTGCTATCAATGGAGGATATTTTGCACAATTCTTCTCACCAGTAGTGACCAATACACTGAGGATTAATTTAGTGTTAGTAATTGATGTGTCTGGTTCGATGGGAGGTAGGAAGATTGAACAAGCTCGCGAATCTCTTGTGTCTTTACTGAACCAATTGCACGATGATGATTACGTTGCAATAGTGACATTTTCGGATGTTATTAATCAATGGATGACTAACCTAGTTCGTGTCGGAAGCTTCCGAACTGGAGCAATTCAATTTACTAATGGTCTTGCAGCTGGTGGTGGAACAGATATACATTCAGGCCTACAAATTGGTGTCTCAATACTGAAGAGAAGTGTACAAGAGTCTTATGTAAAACTGTTAGTATTACTGACTGACGGACAACCTACTTCAGGAATAACTAATACCGAAGTAATCATTGATCGTGCTATTGAGGCTACTGCTGATACTGGTATTTGTGTGAATTGTATTTCTTTTGGATTTGATGCTGATTTTGAGTTCTTACAAGACTTAGCTCTTTTAAACTGTGGACTGGCAAAGAGGATTGCTGAGAGTGACAATGCTGGAGAAGAACTCACTGGATTCCTTAGAGAGATATCTACTCCAGCTTTAGCAGAAGTGGTGGTGACCTTTCCAGTTGGTAGCGTGGAAGAAGTGACGTCTCTTGAATTCCCATTCCTGTTCTCTGGATCAGAGATTGTAGTGTCAGGAAAGTTCAGTGAGTCCAGTCCAGAGACCATCACAGTACAGGTTACAGGACGAGGTATCGATGATACAGTGACATACGAGAGTACAGTATCCACTGTAGCTAATACGACAATTGCTGGTAGTCTACCATCCACAGAACGACTGAGAGCATATCTAAAAATTAAAGACCTGCTGAATGAGAAACGAGTGGCAGAGATCAATGGACAGAACAGCTCATTAATTGAACAGGAAGCATTACAATTATCACTAGACTACAATTTTGTTACAGAATTAACATCACTGATTGTTGTAGAGGAGATGTCCAACATGACCACAGATGAGAACACCAATAATAACGACATTGATAATACTGAGGAGTACGatggttataattattataatggcGGCTGTCCCACTTGTTATCCTTATTCTGGCCCTCCTTCTATTGGTATTAACAATAATGGAGGTGATGTAATACTTAATAGTGCAGGTGGAG CCGATGGCTTATACTTGAGTGGTCCACTGCTGCTACTTGCTGGTGTGGTGATGGTATTGATCTGA
- the LOC136265244 gene encoding protein Skeletor, isoforms B/C-like, with protein MMRLAQLALVLLFVISINSGTEGAAEIGRLPTLQHGVRGTLFALDETTFFIRNFEYDGQGPTVYVYIFRRGVTVSRFQNGGGIKINWRDQSSNGRINVRYTGSNITVSLRDQRGGDTGLTMDDIGTFTIWCERFQVFFTRINIPQGLVFTTPVPLQYCAQLTTNFQVSWTVDADSDIGTFELCSCIDSDQYMSFGISGDDTRTNMVGADVVVAWVGQDGVANAVDYYLTSRQQCRGGSGVCPDDMITSNGGGSQDIVNITGEVMNRQTCVQYSRRLTTDDSRYDRPILANQSQFIVWAYGPRANEEGLGDLALFHTEYPRNGANYQLNFNTTPPGNLACVGTPVCEVEEICGWTGQRITAMEPTTFRVRIGPSGGLRGYEYITGQSGWGIALFVDGMLAPVLRVRRNVTYTFIVEAGDDVNDGPNYHPFYITNSIDGGILLDTPEQRTMKNEVVYAGFDVDTNTPLAAGRHCQHVETSSSGNVATSCSSSLEDYLNTLTVSCEGDESEAAILTWTPDDNTPDLVYYQCANHFHLGWSIEVMNGTDSGKGNTTDPGMGNTTDPGMGNNTDRNTTMTGGSLVMSSQMMGVWLLLTITILSLFAVIHL; from the exons ATGATGCGTTTGGCCCAACTAGCGTTGGTACTACTGTTTGTGATCAGTATTAACAGCGGGACTGAAG GTGCGGCAGAGATCGGCAGGCTCCCTACCTTACAACACGGGGTGCGTGGGACGCTGTTTGCACTGGACGAGACCACCTTCTTCATCAGAAATTTTGAATATGATGGCCAAGGACCCA CTGTTTACGTTTACATTTTTCGGAGAGGAGTAACAGTTAGTCGATTTCAAAATGGTGGTGGTATTAAAATTAACTGGAGAGACCA GAGCTCAAATGGCAGGATCAATGTGAGATACACTGGCAGTAACATCACTGTGTCATTACGGGACCAGAGGGGTGGAGACACCGGACTAACTATGGATGATATCGGTACCTTCACAATTTGGTGTGAACGATTTCAAGTATTCTTCACACGTATTAACATCCCACAAGGATTAGTGTTTACTACTCCTGTT CCACTACAATACTGTGCTCAACTAACTACAAACTTTCAAGTGTCATGGACAGTTGATGCTGATAGTGACATTGGAACATTTGAACTGTGTAGTTGTATTGATTCAG ACCAGTACATGTCATTTGGTATTAGTGGAGATGACACAAGGACAAATATGGTGGGAGCTGATGTGGTGGTGGCTTGGGTAGGACAAGATGGAGTAGCTAATGCTGTAGATTACTACCTCACCAGTAGACAACAG TGTCGTGGTGGTAGTGGAGTGTGTCCAGATGATATGATAACGAGCAATGGAGGAGGTAGTCAGGACATAGTTAATATCACTGGAGAAGTAATGAACAGACAAACATGTGTCCAGTATAGCAGACGTCTAACCACTG ATGACAGTCGTTACGACAGACCAATACTAGCTAATCAGTCACAGTTTATAGTGTGGGCATATGGACCACGTGCTAATGAGGAGGGATTGGGAGACCTTGCCTTGTTCCATACTGAGTATCCTCGTAATGGAG CTAATTATCAGCTCAATTTTAATACCACTCCACCTGGAAACTTAGCGTGTGTGGGGACTCCAGTGTGTGAAGTAGAAGAAATTTGTGGCTGGACTGGCCAGAGAATCACAGCAATGGAACCTACAACATTCAGAGTCAGGATTGGTCCGTCTGGCGGCCTGAGGGGATATGAGTACATCACTG GTCAATCTGGTTGGGGAATTGCATTATTTGTTGATGGCATGTTAGCCCCAGTGTTGAGGGTTAGACGTAATGTGACGTACACGTTCATTGTCGAAGCTGGTGATGATGTCAATGATGGACCCAACTATCATCCCTTCTATATCACTAATTCTATTGATGGAGGAATATTACTGGATACTCCGGAACAAAGAACA atgaaaaatgaagtggTCTATGCTGGTTTTGATGTGGACACTAACACTCCACTAGCTG CTGGTAGACACTGTCAACATGTGGAGACCTCATCATCTGGTAATGTGGCTACTAGTTGTAGCAGTAGCCTGGaggattatctgaacactttgaCTGTGTCTTGTGAGGGAGATGAGAGTGAAGCAGCCATATTAACATGGACCCCAGATGATAACACTCCTGATCTAGTTTATTATCAG tgtgctAACCACTTTCACTTGGGATGGAGTATTGAAGTGATGAATGGAACTGACTCTGGAAAAGGAAATACCACTGACCCTGGAATGGGGAATACAACGGATCCTGGAATGGGAAACAACACAGACAGAAACACTACCATGACTGGTGGCAGTTTA GTGATGTCATCGCAGATGATGGGAGTATGGCTACTTCTGACAATAACAATCCTGTCGTTATTTGCAGTAATTCACTTATAG
- the LOC136265237 gene encoding protein Skeletor, isoforms B/C-like, with translation MHVTKLFCLTVCLLLTGSGSRAAVFLGDLVTHFHQVRGGLYAIDEKTFFIENFNYDGAGITVYVYIYLIGDEVDETGGGIIVNWSSSMMTVPERRYNSENVTISLLNGPETAANLNISNIQAFTIWCEPFELFFGSLILPANVSIPSVDTSSPTAAPVVQHCAQLHDDLQVFWTTNSSHIKIKQCGCISDDQYMAFGISGDDAITFMVGADVVVAWVEQDGVANAVDYYINERQQCRGGEGVCPDTLLSQSGTDDITIIGGGVSDGMTCVEYERSLTTSDPRDSPYLLNNQTQFVAWALGPLAAEEGLRNLALFHTEWPRSGANFQLNFAQGSQCVEPLQCIDEMVCAWEGANMTAMEPTTFFVKIGSSGGLRGYQAITGLSGWGIALYINDTLIPVLRVRRGVTYTFIVEAGNDVNDRPRYHPFYITDSIEGGILLDTPEDRLRKNEQVFAGFDLDSNQPTAAGRYCEHVETSSSGDVATNCSSRLEDYLSTLTVSCRGDESEAAILQWTPDDNTPDLVYYQCANHFHLGWSIEVVNGTDSGMGNITDPGMGNITDPGMGNITDPGMGNITDPGMGNITDPGMGNTTNPGMGNITDPGMGNITDPGMGNTTNTTDNMGNGVQNNTTDVDMRNNTDIGMRNITNNVTGMDMDSGETSSHMMEVWLILLASITSLIVTINL, from the exons ATGCACGTCACCAAGCTGTTCTGCCTTACTGTGTGCTTGCTATTAACTG GCTCAGGATCACGAGCTGCTGTGTTCTTAGGAGATTTAGTAACTCATTTTCACCAGGTCAGAGGAGGACTGTATGCTATTGACGAGAAAACCTTCTTTATTGAGAACTTTAACTATGATGGTGCAGGAATAA CTGTTTATGTGTATATCTACCTGATTGGTGATGAGGTGGATGAAACTGGTGGAGGGATCATTGTTAACTGGAGCTCATC GATGATGACAGTTCCAGAAAGAAGATACAACTCAGAAAATGTTACCATTTCATTACTAAATGGTCCAGAAACTGCTGCAAACCTGAACATTTCTAACATCCAAGCATTTACAATTTGGTGTGAGCCATTTGAGCTATTCTTCGGTAGCTTGATCCTCCCAGCAAACGTTAGTATTCCATCAGTTGAT ACATCTTCTCCAACTGCTGCTCCCGTTGTACAACACTGTGCTCAGCTACATGATGACCTCCAAGTGTTTTGGACTACTAATAGCAGCCATATTAAAATTAAACAATGTGGATGTATCAGTGATG ACCAGTACATGGCATTTGGTATTAGTGGAGATGACGCAATTACATTTATGGTGGGAGCTGATGTGGTGGTGGCTTGGGTAGAACAAGATGGAGTAGCTAATGCTGTAGATTACTATATTAATGAAAGACAACAG TGTAGAGGTGGAGAGGGTGTGTGTCCTGACACATTGCTATCACAGAGTGGAACAGACGATATTACAATAATAGGAGGGGGTGTGTCAGATGGGATGACATGTGTAGAGTATGAGCGATCACTAACTACAA GTGATCCGAGGGATAGTCCTTACTTGCTCAATAACCAAACACAATTTGTAGCATGGGCACTCGGCCCTTTAGCAGCAGAAGAGGGATTAAGGAACCTTGCTCTCTTCCATACAGAGTGGCCTCGTAGTGGAG CTAATTTCCAGTTGAACTTTGCTCAAGGTTCTCAGTGTGTAGAGCCACTTCAGTGTATAGATGAGATGGTGTGTGCATGGGAGGGGGCCAACATGACAGCAATGGAGCCAACCACTTTTTTTGTGAAGATCGGATCATCAGGAGGTTTGAGGGGCTACCAAGCAATTACTG GGTTGTCAGGCTGGGGAATAGCTCTCTACATTAATGATACACTAATACCAGTGTTGAGGGTTAGACGTGGTGTGACATACACGTTCATTGTTGAAGCTGGTAATGACGTCAATGACAGACCACGATATCATCCTTTCTACATCACTGACTCCATTGAAGGGGGAATATTACTGGACACTCCTGAGGATCGATTA AGAAAGAATGAACAAGTGTTTGCAGGTTTTGATTTGGACTCTAACCAGCCCACTGCAG CCGGTCGATATTGTGAACATGTGGAAACTTCATCATCTGGTGATGTGGCTACTAACTGTAGCAGTAGACTAGAGGATTATCTGAGCACTTTGACTGTGTCTTGTCGGGGAGATGAGAGTGAAGCAGCCATATTACAATGGACCCCAGATGATAACACTCCTGATCTAGTCTATTATCAG tgtgccaACCACTTTCACTTGGGATGGAGTATTGAAGTGGTGAATGGAACTGACTCTGGAATGGGAAATATTACAGACCCTGGAATGGGAAATATTACAGACCCTGGAATGGGAAATATTACAGACCCTGGAATGGGAAATATTACAGACCCTGGAATGGGAAATATTACAGACCCTGGAATGGGAAATACTACAAACCCTGGAATGGGAAATATTACAGACCCTGGAATGGGAAATATTACAGACCCTGGAATGGGGAATACCACAAACACTACAGATAATATGGGCAACGGAGTACAGAATAATACCACTGATGTTGATATGAGAAACAACACTGACATTGGAATGAGAAATATTACAAACAATGTAACAGGAATGGACATGGACAGTGGAGAAACG TCATCTCACATGATGGAGGTGTGGCTGATCCTGCTAGCTTCAATAACATCCCTGATTGTGACTATCAACTTATAG
- the LOC136265246 gene encoding protein Skeletor, isoforms B/C-like produces MYLLTEIAVILGVFFLTAQGAVEIGELPNLDHGIQGTLAAKDETTLLIKNFHYDGQAPAVYVYVYLRNATVDPSGGGILINWRESGSDGRIARRYTGQDITISLDDRPDREDSRLTVNDIGTLTIWCQRFEVFFSRIDIPKGLMLSSASPVLQYCAQLTTNFQVSWTVDADSEIGTFELCSCIDSDQYMAFGISGNDTKTFMVGADVVVAWVGQDGVANAVDYYLTSRQQCRGGSGVCPDDLITGNGGGSQDIVNITGQVSNGRTCVQYSRSLTTEDSRYDRPILANQSQFIVWAYGPRANEEGLGDLALFHTEFPRNGENIEINFGAAPQGTRQCSAPLQCSEEVQICGWTGKAIAANGPTIFRVRIGPSGGPRGYEFITGLSGWGIAYYIDNTLIPVLRVRRGVTYTFIVEAGDDVNDGPNYHPFYITNSIDGGILLDTPEQRARKNEVVYAGFDVDTNTPLAAGRHCQHVETSSSGNVATSCSNSLEDYLNTLTVSCEGDESEAAILTWTPDDNTPDLVYYQCANHFHLGWRIEVFSDTIPNTEGPEDISGSMVMGSHLAALQILLIALTSSLLAVVQF; encoded by the exons ATGTATCTACTGACCGAGATAGCAGTAATCCTTGGAGTGTTCTTCCTCACAGCACAGG GTGCTGTTGAGATCGGTGAGCTGCCCAACCTAGATCATGGGATCCAAGGAACCCTGGCTGCAAAAGATGAGACCACCTTACTCATTAAAAATTTTCACTATGATGGACAAGCACCAG CTGTATACGTGTATGTCTACTTGAGAAATGCTACTGTTGACCCGTCTGGTGGAGGAATTCTTATTAACTGGAGAGAATC GGGTTCAGATGGCAGGATAGCTAGGAGATACACTGGCCAAGACATCACCATCTCATTGGATGATAGACCTGATCGTGAAGACAGTAGATTGACTGTCAATGATATTGGTACTCTCACCATCTGGTGTCAACGATTTGAAGTCTTCTTCAGTCGCATAGACATACCAAAAGGACTGATGCTGTCCTCAGCA tcaCCTGTCTTACAATACTGTGCTCAACTAACTACAAATTTTCAAGTGTCATGGACAGTGGATGCTGATAGTGAGATTGGAACATTTGAACTGTGTAGTTGTATTGATTCAG ACCAGTACATGGCATTTGGTATTAGTGGAAATGACACAAAGACATTTATGGTGGGAGCTGATGTGGTGGTGGCTTGGGTAGGACAAGATGGAGTAGCTAATGCTGTAGATTACTACCTCACCAGTAGACAACAG TGTCGTGGTGGTAGTGGAGTGTGTCCAGATGACTTAATAACTGGCAATGGAGGAGGTAGTCAGGACATAGTTAATATCACTGGACAAGTATCTAATGGACGAACATGTGTCCAGTATAGTAGAAGTCTTACCACTG AAGATAGTCGTTACGACAGACCAATACTAGCTAATCAGTCACAGTTTATAGTGTGGGCATATGGACCACGTGCTAATGAGGAGGGATTGGGAGACCTTGCCTTGTTCCATACTGAATTTCCCCGTAATGGAG AAAATATAGAAATCAATTTCGGAGCTGCACCACAAGGTACACGGCAGTGTTCAGCACCTCTGCAGTGTTCTGAAGAAGTGCAGATTTGTGGATGGACTGGCAAAGCTATAGCAGCAAATGGTCCCACTATCTTCAGAGTGAGGATAGGCCCATCAGGTGGCCCTAGAGGATATGAGTTTATCACTG GTCTGTCAGGCTGGGGAATAGCTTACTACATTGATAACACACTAATACCAGTGTTGAGGGTTAGACGTGGTGTAACATACACGTTCATTGTTGAGGCTGGTGATGATGTTAATGATGGACCCAACTATCATCCCTTCTATATCACTAATTCTATTGATGGAGGAATATTACTGGATACCCCTGAACAAAGAGCA AGAAAGAATGAAGTGGTCTACGCTGGTTTTGATGTGGACACTAACACTCCACTAGCTG CTGGTAGACACTGTCAACATGTGGAGACCTCATCATCTGGTAATGTGGCTACTAGTTGTAGTAATAGCTTGGaggattatctgaacactttgaCTGTGTCTTGTGAGGGAGATGAGAGTGAAGCAGCCATATTAACATGGACCCCAGATGATAACACTCCTGATCTAGTCTATTATCAG TGTGCAAACCATTTCCACCTTGGTTGGAGAAttgaggtatttagtgatactaTTCCAAACACAGAAGGTCCTGAAGACATTTCTGGCAGTATG GTGATGGGATCACACTTGGCAGCACTACAAATATTGTTGATAGCACTGACATCTTCCCTGCTAGCAGTTGTTCAGTTTTAA
- the LOC136265247 gene encoding protein Skeletor, isoforms B/C-like produces MAISVTSLLLLACFASELILEASSQRGVRLGSFRTLQHDVSGVVYAVDEKTFFIENFRFDGGGADVFVYVYRKGVEVDRRGGGISIYWSMTESMIPNRRFSGEDVTVSLLNRPNDGLLISDLRAITIWCAPFRVFFGTLDIPADRTTSLPPGLQMSYCIQPHEDLQLTIGYDDNNIRIRQCGCVEENEYMAFGISGDDTRTNMVGADVVVTWIDDDGPQAIDYYLTGRVQCRGGQGVCPDTLITEQTGTQDVTMIAGDVTNDQRCVEYQRPLNSSDPLDRNYLINRQSQFVVWAIGPRATEEGLMNLAFFHTEYPRNGENFMLDFATGTGSANLQCQADLQCREIPSCPAWQGQTIVAKEPTTFTVKIGLSGGLRGYQAITGLSGWGIAMYINDTLIPALRLERNVTYTFIVEAGNNVTDPSNYHPFYITDSIDGGIILDTPELRLSKNEQVYAGYDTDSNDPTAAGRLCRHVETERSGAVATNCNSRLEDYLDTLSVSCEGDESEAAILTWTPDENTPDVVYYQCANHIHLGWRIMFVDEVEGSGGANHMVPSLTATIVVIAIVKLFVL; encoded by the exons ATGGCTATTTCAGTAACTTCTTTGCTCCTACTTGCTTGTTTTGCTAGCGAATTGATACTGGAAGCGA GTAGCCAGAGGGGAGTAAGGCTGGGATCATTCCGGACACTACAACACGATGTTAGCGGAGTAGTGTACGCCGTGGATGAGAAAACATTCTTTATCGAGAACTTTAGGTTTGATGGAGGAGGAGCCG ATGTGTTCGTGTACGTGTACCGCAAGGGGGTAGAAGTTGACCGGAGAGGAGGAGGAATATCAATATACTGGAGTATGAC TGAGTCAATGATTCCTAACAGAAGGTTCAGTGGTGAAGATGTAACCGTGTCACTTCTTAATCGTCCTAATGATGGGCTGTTAATCTCTGACCTCCGAGCCATCACCATTTGGTGTGCACCATTCAGAGTGTTCTTTGGCACATTAGACATCCCTGCTGACAGGACCACCTCACTGCCA CCTGGTCTACAGATGTCTTATTGTATACAACCCCATGAAGACCTACAACTCACTATCGGTTatgatgataataatattaGGATCAGACAGTGTGGATGTGTAGAAGAAA ACGAGTACATGGCATTTGGTATCAGTGGAGATGACACAAGGACAAATATGGTGGGAGCTGATGTGGTGGTGACTTGGATCGATGACGATGGCCCTCAAGCTATTGACTACTACCTTACTGGCAGGGTGCAG tgtaggGGTGGACAAGGGGTGTGTCCTGATACATTAATTACTGAGCAGACTGGTACACAAGATGTCACCATGATTGCAGGAGATGTGACTAATGACCAGAGATGTGTAGAGTATCAGAGGCCATTGAATTCAA GTGATCCCTTGGATAGGAATTACTTGATCAATAGACAGTCACAGTTTGTAGTATGGGCCATTGGACCTCGTGCCACTGAAGAAGGTCTGATGAACCTTGCCTTCTTCCATACTGAGTATCCTCGTAATGGCG AAAATTTCATGTTGGACTTTGCTACTGGTACTGGTTCTGCCAATCTACAGTGCCAAGCTGATTTACAGTGTAGGGAGATACCTTCATGTCCTGCTTGGCAGGGACAGACTATTGTTGCTAAGGAGCCTACCACATTCACTGTCAAGATCGGTTTGTCAGGTGGCCTGCGTGGATATCAAGCGATCACTG GGTTGTCAGGCTGgggtatagctatgtacattaaTGACACGCTAATACCAGCACTGAGACTGGAGCGTAATGTAACATATACATTCATTGTTGAGGCTGGTAATAATGTTACTGACCCCTCCAACTATCATCCCTTCTATATCACTGACTCCATCGATGGAGGGATAATTCTGGATACTCCTGAGCTGAGATTA agcaagaATGAACAAGTTTATGCTGGTTATGATACAGACTCTAATGACCCAACTGCTG CTGGGAGACTTTGCCGACATGTGGAGACAGAGAGATCTGGAGCAGTAGCTACTAACTGTAACAGTAGACTAGAGGATTATCTGGACACTTTGAGTGTGTCTTGTGAGGGAGATGAGAGTGAAGCAGCCATATTAACATGGACTCCAGATGAAAACACTCCTGATGTAGTCTATTATCAG TGTGCTAACCACATTCATCTTGGGTGGAGAATTATGTTTGTTGATGAAGTTGAAGGATCAGGAGGTGCCAATCATATG GTACCATCACTAACGGCTACTATAGTAGTTATTGCGATAGTTAAActatttgttttgtaa